In Peromyscus eremicus chromosome 15, PerEre_H2_v1, whole genome shotgun sequence, a genomic segment contains:
- the Tmem177 gene encoding transmembrane protein 177, whose amino-acid sequence MAGPLWRATAFIQRHRTGLLVGSCAGLFGVQISFHLFSDPIVQWLYQYWPQGQPAPLAPQLQSLFQEVLQDMGVPSGHHYKPFTAFTFQPVSAGFPRFPTGAMVGIPAIFLGGSVTTIDRTVIIHGQRVNWQSPAGARLRDALTLSHNAQKFALAKEVVYLESNAATLQALPAPACLAGTWVLSVGIKHALGLYRGPLGFRAAFNLVAAVAGYVVYAFCKDSLTVALEGWLDRHTASLSAAYAQGGVEFYEKILSGNLALRSLLGPQGEKLYTPSGNIVPGHWFRIKHLPYTTRRDSLLQMWRGTLNPGRS is encoded by the coding sequence ATGGCTGGTCCTTTGTGGAGGGCTACAGCCTTTATACAGAGACACAGGACAGGACTGTTGGTGGGGTCCTGTGCGGGCCTGTTTGGGGTTCAAATCTCATTTCACCTCTTCTCAGATCCCATAGTCCAATGGCTGTACCAGTACTGGCCTCAGGGCCAACCGGCTCCTCTTGCCCCTCAGCTGCAGAGCCTCTTCCAGGAGGTGCTACAGGACATGGGTGTCCCCTCAGGTCATCACTACAAGCCTTTCACCGCCTTTACTTTTCAGCCTGTGAGTGCTGGCTTCCCAAGATTTCCTACCGGGGCCATGGTGGGAATCCCTGCCATCTTCCTGGGTGGCTCTGTGACCACCATTGACCGTACTGTGATCATACATGGGCAAAGAGTGAATTGGCAAAGCCCAGCAGGTGCCAGGCTGAGAGACGCCCTGACCCTGTCTCATAATGCTCAGAAGTTTGCCTTAGCCAAAGAGGTGGTATACCTGGAGAGCAATGCGGCTACCTTACAGGCCCTGCCAGCCCCAGCTTGCCTAGCAGGAACCTGGGTACTAAGTGTGGGTATCAAGCATGCCCTGGGGCTCTATAGAGGCCCCCTGGGCTTTCGAGCTGCCTTCAACTTGGTGGCAGCAGTGGCAGGCTATGTGGTCTACGCCTTCTGCAAGGACTCGCTCACTGTTGCCCTGGAAGGCTGGCTGGACCGCCACACCGCCTCTCTGTCTGCAGCCTATGCCCAGGGTGGAGTGGAATTCTATGAGAAGATCCTGTCAGGCAACCTAGCCCTCCGAAGCCTTTTGGGCCCACAAGGGGAGAAACTGTACACACCAAGTGGAAACATTGTCCCCGGACACTGGTTCCGCATCAAACATTTACCCTACACCACCCGCCGGGACTCTCTACTACAGATGTGGAGGGGGACGCTCAACCCAGGGCGCTCCTGA